In Hydrogenovibrio marinus, a single genomic region encodes these proteins:
- a CDS encoding hydroxymethylglutaryl-CoA reductase, with amino-acid sequence MNQTSSFAQIPMQSVGPFKLIGDVCTDDLMVPMATYETPLWPSVARGARVTHHSGGIRVTVMDERMSRSILLEAPDASVARERLRHIQQRQGELQAIISESSRFAKLIALNWQVVGNLIYLRLELTTGDASGHNMVTNAADKLIPWLLETYGDLSYVSISANYCTDKKVSAVNGILGRGKNVVCETAIPRKLCQRFLKTTPEALVDLHIKKDLIGSIVSGGLRSANAHVANMLLGFYLATGQDAANIVEGSQAINHVEVTSDGDLYFSTTLPNLIVGSVGNGKGLEFVQQNLEQLGCLNPNAEPGENARRLACIAGATALCGELSLLAAQTNPGELMAAHIKLERSEKSV; translated from the coding sequence ATGAATCAAACTTCAAGTTTTGCACAGATTCCTATGCAATCTGTAGGCCCATTCAAATTAATTGGTGATGTTTGCACCGATGATTTGATGGTTCCGATGGCAACTTACGAAACACCACTATGGCCTTCTGTAGCCCGTGGTGCGCGCGTAACTCACCACAGCGGCGGCATTCGTGTCACGGTGATGGACGAGCGCATGTCACGCTCCATCCTTTTAGAAGCACCAGATGCCAGTGTTGCTCGTGAGCGTTTAAGACACATACAACAACGCCAAGGCGAGTTGCAAGCCATCATCTCCGAGTCTAGTCGTTTCGCAAAATTAATCGCCCTTAACTGGCAAGTTGTCGGTAATCTGATTTATCTACGTTTGGAGCTGACCACTGGTGATGCTTCCGGGCATAACATGGTCACCAATGCCGCGGATAAATTGATTCCTTGGCTATTGGAAACCTACGGGGATTTGTCCTACGTTTCCATCTCCGCCAACTACTGTACTGATAAAAAAGTCTCCGCCGTCAACGGCATTCTGGGGCGCGGCAAAAACGTGGTTTGTGAAACAGCCATTCCGCGTAAACTTTGTCAGCGTTTTTTAAAGACAACACCGGAAGCTTTAGTCGACCTTCACATCAAAAAAGATTTGATCGGTAGTATCGTCTCCGGTGGACTGCGTAGCGCCAACGCTCATGTTGCGAACATGCTGCTCGGTTTTTACCTTGCCACTGGTCAAGATGCCGCCAATATCGTCGAAGGCTCTCAAGCCATCAATCATGTCGAAGTGACTTCCGATGGCGATTTGTATTTTTCCACCACCCTGCCAAACCTCATTGTCGGCAGTGTTGGTAACGGCAAAGGACTTGAATTCGTTCAGCAGAACTTAGAACAACTCGGCTGCCTTAATCCCAATGCAGAACCGGGCGAAAATGCTCGCCGCCTGGCTTGCATTGCCGGTGCAACGGCGCTATGTGGTGAACTGTCTTTATTAGCGGCACAAACCAACCCGGGCGAGTTGATGGCAGCGCACATCAAACTTGAACGTTCAGAAAAAAGCGTCTAA
- a CDS encoding TolC family protein codes for MNMKRQFAKSHGLPIVLIMTLLSGCTTYQAKPLNDYISLPQALTQLKGGDKQSVSSSVDLDVYQVAAIALLNNRDLNIKRAQLHVNEAQLVSAKLFADPQLSANFDQPTSNAPGIVNAWGIGLSYDVMSLITHSSQVKSVKYQVQQAKLDMEWQEWQVVQQARILFLKSLSEQQQLNLLASSLKLYQERYQRSEKAMNQGNATLETVSTDLTSLVDLTSQVNQLSQTHSETQQALSELMGLDSRVIVNLKPSGLPSEIDKQDIETALTNLPKNRPDLLALKAGYESQEMKVHQAVLNQFPSINIGFNHASDTGSVVTNGLSMSINLPIFNGNKGVIAQERATREQLRLEYKNRLSQSANQVNNLIEKRHSLNMHLDSLNLYLPKLKTLVNQATPAYNNGDLDALVYINLENSWIQKQLERLNVQEQISLNAIALDTLLAIPFKSASGENK; via the coding sequence ATGAATATGAAGCGACAATTTGCAAAAAGTCACGGACTTCCCATAGTCTTAATAATGACACTACTAAGTGGGTGTACAACCTATCAGGCAAAGCCCCTAAATGATTACATCTCGCTCCCACAAGCATTGACGCAACTCAAGGGCGGTGACAAGCAAAGTGTCTCTTCATCGGTCGATTTGGATGTTTATCAAGTGGCAGCAATCGCACTGTTAAACAACCGCGACTTAAACATCAAACGTGCACAGCTGCATGTTAACGAAGCACAGTTGGTGAGTGCAAAACTTTTTGCTGATCCACAATTATCAGCAAACTTTGACCAACCGACCTCCAATGCTCCTGGCATCGTGAATGCATGGGGCATTGGACTTAGCTATGATGTGATGTCACTAATTACACACAGTTCACAGGTAAAAAGTGTCAAATACCAAGTTCAACAAGCAAAACTGGATATGGAATGGCAGGAGTGGCAAGTCGTTCAGCAAGCCAGAATATTGTTTCTGAAAAGCCTATCTGAACAACAACAACTCAATTTGCTTGCTTCCAGTTTGAAACTTTATCAAGAGCGTTATCAACGTTCTGAAAAAGCGATGAATCAAGGGAACGCCACATTAGAAACGGTGAGTACCGACTTAACCAGTCTAGTTGACCTAACCAGTCAGGTTAACCAACTTTCTCAAACTCATAGTGAAACACAACAAGCATTATCAGAACTGATGGGGTTGGATTCTCGGGTTATCGTCAATTTAAAACCGTCCGGGTTACCAAGCGAAATCGACAAGCAAGACATTGAAACTGCGCTGACAAATCTACCTAAAAACAGACCTGACCTATTAGCCCTCAAAGCTGGTTATGAATCCCAGGAAATGAAAGTCCATCAAGCGGTTTTAAATCAATTTCCATCCATTAATATCGGATTTAACCATGCCAGCGACACTGGAAGTGTTGTTACGAATGGCCTGAGCATGAGTATTAATCTACCCATATTTAATGGTAATAAAGGCGTGATTGCACAAGAACGTGCAACCAGAGAACAGTTACGCTTGGAATATAAAAACCGTCTTAGCCAATCAGCCAACCAGGTAAACAATCTTATTGAGAAACGTCATTCACTGAATATGCATCTGGACAGTTTGAACCTCTATTTGCCTAAATTAAAAACCTTGGTCAACCAAGCGACACCTGCATATAACAACGGTGACTTGGATGCACTTGTCTATATCAATTTAGAAAACAGTTGGATACAAAAACAACTGGAAAGACTAAATGTTCAAGAGCAAATTTCACTCAATGCAATTGCATTAGATACCTTGCTAGCAATTCCTTTTAAAAGCGCTTCGGGAGAAAACAAATGA
- a CDS encoding sensor histidine kinase encodes MRLAIRQSILLSVLTMVAMLVLYWLVSSFVLVQISSDLKYSLQQLSRIEAEKGTPGLIERLERLGIENESRGHSHRYYLYLSKDNTVLAGSLRHWPSEAKANGQVSNILFEENDLPKEWADIDEGLWPTIANEFPDGSKILITQSIDTTEQLNDFTMFVMVFLVIAVTLISLFLGWIQGRTILKKIERINNAARRVEHGELHQRVEFELGNNAKMDEFDELVVHLNKMLDTIERLMKDIKQVSQNIAHDLRKPLTRVQAQLEGLQAQAVISPEDLESSFSDLENLNKTFNAILQLGRLESSNPQKNFSKVDLSTLCDDLSLVYSEMADQKSILWQSAIQEGIVLDGDRQLLAQAIINLLENALHYTQTGESIIFSLKQQGASINLSIVNTGVTLMKQQLEEITKPFVRLENARSSEGNGLGLSLVKAIFNTHGSDLKLKVIDNRFMAEALFNCND; translated from the coding sequence ATGCGTTTGGCTATTCGCCAATCAATTCTATTGAGCGTATTAACCATGGTTGCGATGCTAGTTTTATATTGGCTGGTCAGTAGCTTTGTTTTAGTCCAGATCAGTTCAGATTTGAAGTATAGCTTGCAACAGTTAAGTCGCATAGAAGCTGAAAAGGGAACGCCGGGTCTGATTGAACGGCTAGAACGCTTGGGTATTGAGAATGAGTCGAGGGGGCATAGTCATCGCTATTATCTTTATCTGTCGAAAGACAATACAGTTTTAGCAGGCTCTTTACGTCATTGGCCGAGCGAAGCAAAAGCCAATGGGCAGGTCAGTAACATTTTATTTGAAGAAAATGACTTACCCAAAGAGTGGGCAGATATTGACGAAGGGCTATGGCCTACTATTGCTAATGAGTTTCCTGATGGGTCAAAGATTCTGATTACACAAAGTATTGATACGACCGAGCAGTTAAATGATTTTACGATGTTTGTGATGGTTTTTTTGGTGATAGCGGTTACCTTGATTTCTTTGTTTCTTGGCTGGATACAAGGTCGTACCATCTTAAAGAAAATTGAGCGCATTAATAACGCTGCAAGGCGAGTTGAACATGGAGAGCTTCATCAAAGAGTCGAATTTGAATTAGGTAATAACGCCAAAATGGACGAATTCGATGAACTCGTAGTCCATTTGAACAAAATGCTCGATACGATTGAGCGACTCATGAAAGATATAAAGCAGGTGAGTCAAAACATTGCGCATGATTTGAGAAAACCTTTGACTCGTGTTCAGGCTCAGCTTGAAGGTCTACAGGCTCAAGCGGTTATTTCGCCGGAAGATTTGGAATCCTCTTTCAGTGATTTGGAAAATCTCAACAAAACCTTTAACGCTATACTCCAGCTAGGGCGCCTAGAGTCATCTAATCCGCAGAAGAATTTTTCCAAGGTTGATTTGTCGACATTATGTGATGATTTAAGTTTGGTATATTCAGAAATGGCGGATCAAAAAAGCATTCTTTGGCAAAGCGCCATCCAAGAAGGAATTGTTTTGGATGGAGATCGGCAACTGCTGGCTCAAGCGATCATCAATTTATTGGAAAATGCACTTCATTACACTCAAACAGGAGAAAGCATCATTTTCTCGCTGAAACAACAAGGTGCATCTATCAACTTATCTATAGTAAATACAGGGGTTACTTTGATGAAGCAACAGCTTGAAGAAATTACAAAGCCTTTTGTTAGATTGGAAAATGCTCGCTCAAGTGAAGGAAATGGACTAGGGCTGTCATTGGTCAAAGCTATATTTAATACTCATGGCTCAGATCTTAAACTTAAAGTAATAGACAACCGTTTTATGGCCGAAGCGCTTTTTAACTGCAATGACTAA
- a CDS encoding GGDEF domain-containing protein yields the protein MLEKHDVSGGFKSYSFEGIYSVENNALLESGQNIFSALIPEAADFFYEKLMENPEAAKFLSTELVQNRLKSELKAWLHQLLSPKVDLGEIGRVVETQYHVGEVHARINIPMALVSTSMFFIKHKFIAAVYDSDSFNADEKLRLMILLDTLLVNSLNLINEAYLHNLVQHKRAAIDYQYHTSPKDTALEIVQIKSKLYNWLADYLGYITSATPGIEFPVTEAEANECGLWITHKLPFLAKKMESVDQIQQLQQNLRQVIKERSVGELPVHGNKVRNLVKEITFLLTHISEQILKESEQQDGLTGLISRRYLAPIIQSETQTAMTAKTSYSVVMFDIDNFKKINDEYGHLTGDKVILEVGKAAREEIQLSDYAFRYGGEEFLLLLPECGLSKGVSTAEKIRERINKTPIDVGEKAPLFITCSFGVSEFSNHPDYMTVIKEADEKLYESKREGKNQTRF from the coding sequence ATGCTTGAAAAACACGATGTGAGTGGCGGTTTTAAATCCTATAGCTTTGAAGGTATCTACAGTGTGGAAAATAATGCCTTGTTGGAAAGCGGGCAGAATATTTTTTCGGCACTGATTCCTGAAGCAGCAGATTTTTTCTATGAAAAGTTGATGGAGAACCCAGAAGCTGCAAAGTTTCTCTCTACTGAGTTGGTGCAGAACCGTTTGAAAAGTGAGCTGAAGGCTTGGTTGCATCAATTGCTTTCACCAAAGGTGGATTTAGGCGAAATAGGGCGTGTTGTGGAAACACAATACCATGTGGGTGAGGTGCATGCACGCATTAACATTCCGATGGCACTGGTCAGCACCTCAATGTTTTTTATCAAGCACAAGTTCATTGCGGCTGTTTATGACAGCGACAGTTTTAATGCTGATGAGAAGTTACGCTTAATGATTTTGCTCGATACCTTATTGGTGAACAGTTTGAACTTAATCAACGAAGCCTACTTGCATAATCTTGTTCAGCACAAGCGTGCGGCAATCGACTACCAATATCACACCTCTCCTAAAGATACTGCGCTGGAAATCGTGCAAATCAAGTCTAAGTTGTATAACTGGCTTGCGGATTACTTAGGGTACATTACCTCGGCTACACCAGGCATTGAGTTTCCAGTCACTGAAGCTGAAGCCAATGAATGCGGTCTTTGGATTACCCATAAATTGCCTTTCCTTGCTAAGAAAATGGAAAGTGTCGATCAAATCCAGCAATTACAGCAAAACTTGCGTCAAGTTATTAAAGAAAGAAGCGTTGGTGAGTTACCCGTACATGGTAATAAAGTGCGCAATCTGGTGAAGGAAATTACGTTTCTATTGACTCATATTTCTGAGCAAATTCTTAAAGAATCGGAGCAGCAGGATGGCTTGACCGGTTTGATCAGTCGCCGTTATTTGGCGCCGATTATTCAAAGTGAAACTCAGACAGCCATGACCGCCAAGACTTCTTATTCGGTGGTGATGTTCGATATTGACAACTTTAAGAAAATAAACGACGAATATGGTCACCTGACTGGCGATAAAGTTATCCTGGAAGTGGGTAAAGCCGCCAGAGAAGAAATTCAGCTATCGGACTATGCTTTCCGTTATGGTGGAGAAGAATTTCTACTATTGTTACCAGAGTGCGGTTTGAGTAAAGGGGTAAGCACTGCGGAGAAAATCCGTGAGAGAATCAACAAAACGCCAATAGATGTTGGTGAGAAAGCACCACTTTTCATTACCTGTTCGTTTGGCGTGTCAGAGTTCTCGAACCATCCCGATTACATGACGGTCATCAAAGAAGCGGATGAAAAGCTTTACGAGTCAAAACGTGAAGGGAAAAACCAAACACGCTTTTAA
- a CDS encoding PepSY domain-containing protein, with product MKLSTNNRAFLLGLAISSGLIFSNISYASSNKSFSGIPIQGALNSMQLTQLTTQDDEENDAEMQGQIKISWLQSFQDNTKLAQIKQDEAVALGNKTGLGQVIQAKLDEDEGYLVWELGMIGNHGNLMKLTLDAGNGNALKLEVKDQEDED from the coding sequence ATGAAACTTTCAACTAACAATCGCGCTTTTTTGCTTGGTTTAGCCATATCCAGTGGATTGATATTTAGCAATATCAGCTATGCGAGCTCTAATAAATCATTTAGCGGCATCCCTATTCAAGGCGCATTAAACAGTATGCAACTGACGCAGTTAACAACGCAAGACGATGAGGAAAATGATGCAGAGATGCAAGGCCAGATAAAAATCAGTTGGTTGCAATCTTTCCAAGACAACACCAAGCTTGCACAAATCAAACAAGACGAAGCTGTTGCACTTGGAAATAAAACGGGCCTAGGCCAAGTCATTCAGGCAAAGCTGGATGAAGATGAGGGCTACTTGGTTTGGGAACTCGGAATGATTGGCAATCATGGAAACCTAATGAAATTGACCCTTGATGCTGGCAATGGAAACGCATTGAAGTTAGAGGTTAAAGACCAAGAAGACGAAGATTAA
- a CDS encoding hydroxymethylglutaryl-CoA synthase — protein MTIGIDLIHFSTSDYFLGLDTFAKEKSVDLDKYTIGIGQEKMSIAPPDEDIITLAAKAAAPILEQIEKNDITAVLFATESGIDQSKSAGAFLHGLLQLPNRCRVMEFKHACYAGTAALQMATKMVAANPKEKILVIAADIAKYDVDSSGEATQGCGAVAMLVTDNPRILKIEPGSGYYTEDVNDFWRPNHRETALVDGKYSTKVYLNSMKHAWDNFVEETGRGFDDIDAFCYHIPFSRMTEKAHKTLIKKVGAKIDDETFKRQTDAGQVYNRIVGNSYSASLYIGFCSFLDNAEESLEGKRFGFFSYGSGCVAEFFSGAIQSNYRQYLMTDSHKKQINSRQALSYQQYLAFYHSVNLSVENIKLPLTNKGSYRLKAVENHIRIYERQQS, from the coding sequence ATGACCATTGGTATCGACTTAATCCACTTCTCCACCTCAGACTATTTCTTGGGGTTGGATACGTTTGCAAAAGAGAAAAGCGTGGATTTGGACAAATACACCATTGGTATCGGTCAGGAAAAAATGTCTATTGCGCCACCAGATGAAGACATCATTACCCTAGCGGCAAAAGCGGCGGCTCCTATCCTGGAACAAATTGAGAAAAACGATATCACAGCGGTTCTGTTTGCCACTGAGTCCGGCATCGATCAATCCAAGTCAGCGGGCGCCTTCTTGCACGGGTTGCTACAACTGCCAAACCGTTGTCGCGTCATGGAGTTCAAACACGCTTGCTATGCCGGAACGGCAGCACTTCAGATGGCCACCAAAATGGTCGCCGCCAATCCGAAAGAAAAGATTCTGGTCATCGCCGCCGATATCGCTAAATATGATGTAGATTCATCCGGTGAAGCCACTCAAGGTTGTGGCGCGGTTGCGATGTTGGTCACTGACAATCCTCGCATTTTAAAAATCGAGCCGGGCTCTGGTTACTACACCGAAGACGTCAACGACTTCTGGCGCCCAAACCACCGTGAAACCGCCTTAGTCGATGGAAAATACTCAACTAAAGTCTATTTGAACAGCATGAAACATGCTTGGGATAACTTTGTAGAAGAGACTGGCCGCGGCTTTGATGATATTGATGCCTTCTGCTACCACATCCCCTTTTCTCGTATGACAGAAAAGGCACACAAAACCTTAATCAAGAAAGTCGGCGCAAAAATTGATGATGAAACTTTCAAACGTCAGACGGATGCAGGCCAAGTGTACAACCGCATTGTCGGCAACAGCTATAGCGCATCTCTATATATCGGTTTCTGCTCTTTTCTGGACAATGCCGAAGAGTCTTTGGAAGGTAAGCGTTTCGGCTTCTTCAGTTATGGTTCTGGCTGTGTTGCCGAATTTTTCAGTGGGGCTATCCAATCGAATTATCGTCAATATTTGATGACGGACAGCCACAAAAAACAAATCAACTCTCGCCAAGCACTGAGCTATCAGCAATACCTTGCGTTTTACCATTCAGTAAATTTGTCAGTGGAGAACATCAAATTACCTCTGACCAACAAGGGATCCTATCGTTTAAAAGCGGTTGAAAACCATATCCGTATTTACGAAAGACAACAGTCTTAA
- a CDS encoding phosphatase PAP2 family protein, which yields MTNGKISALFGWLKDRVRKDKFNGLPLSGLFLIFGYISIHLGGLTEDVITSDWIVQLDYRLASYFEAVRTHRFVEFFLIFTFLGQPLLVAWGFILSVTGLLWMRLSIWIAPLLVSLGTSLLLIYLGKNTIARARPEDPLFPMHSFSFPSGHSTIAVSFYGLIGLILILESKQKVNRLALFILTFSIVNLLLLSRLYLGVHYLSDVVGGMLVGALSITLGVGVYLWQKFGVTGNSGGVRQPGWKAAFLIAMFCLGWIGFELFGEHSLYQDQLQR from the coding sequence ATGACTAATGGAAAGATAAGTGCTCTCTTCGGATGGTTAAAAGATCGAGTTCGAAAAGATAAGTTTAACGGTTTGCCGCTCTCGGGTCTCTTTTTGATTTTCGGCTATATTTCAATTCATCTAGGGGGCTTGACCGAAGATGTCATTACAAGCGATTGGATTGTTCAACTAGATTACCGTCTTGCGTCCTATTTTGAGGCAGTAAGAACACATCGCTTTGTCGAGTTTTTCTTGATATTTACTTTTTTAGGGCAACCCTTACTCGTTGCTTGGGGATTCATTTTATCGGTCACAGGCTTACTTTGGATGAGGCTGTCGATATGGATAGCGCCATTGCTTGTGTCGCTAGGCACAAGTCTGCTGCTGATTTATTTGGGCAAAAATACGATTGCCAGAGCAAGACCCGAAGATCCATTATTTCCGATGCACTCATTTAGTTTTCCTTCAGGGCACTCAACCATTGCAGTTTCATTTTACGGCTTAATCGGGTTGATTCTTATACTGGAATCTAAGCAAAAGGTAAATCGATTAGCACTTTTCATTTTAACGTTTTCCATTGTTAACTTGCTTCTTCTGAGTAGGTTGTATTTAGGCGTGCATTACCTAAGTGATGTTGTCGGAGGGATGCTTGTGGGGGCGCTTTCTATAACTTTAGGTGTAGGCGTGTATTTATGGCAAAAATTTGGTGTGACAGGCAATTCTGGGGGCGTGAGACAACCAGGTTGGAAGGCGGCTTTTTTAATTGCAATGTTTTGTCTAGGATGGATTGGATTCGAATTGTTCGGCGAGCATTCTTTATATCAAGATCAGCTCCAAAGATAG
- a CDS encoding response regulator transcription factor codes for MKILIVEDDNIAATTLAKSLQAQSMVTQIASDGQSALLAVGEESFDVIVMDRMMPKMDGIEALGKMRRQGIATPVLILSALGEVDERVEGLEAGGDDYLVKPYALSELIARLNVLYKRNQTVQDSDTEWLTAFGVKLNTINGKVFRDGERIHLQPQERKLLEYFLRHANQVMTRKMLLEKVWDFHFETDSNLIDTQISRLRTKVDKPFSTALIHTIRGKGYVFSKEPSLVE; via the coding sequence ATGAAGATATTAATTGTCGAGGACGACAATATTGCCGCGACAACATTGGCAAAATCCTTACAAGCACAAAGTATGGTGACTCAAATTGCTAGTGATGGACAAAGTGCACTTTTGGCGGTGGGTGAAGAAAGTTTTGATGTCATTGTTATGGATAGAATGATGCCTAAGATGGATGGCATTGAAGCACTTGGAAAAATGCGGCGCCAAGGCATCGCAACGCCAGTATTAATTTTAAGTGCTTTGGGTGAGGTAGATGAACGTGTTGAAGGGCTTGAAGCCGGTGGTGACGACTATCTTGTTAAGCCCTATGCGTTAAGTGAACTGATTGCCCGGTTAAATGTTTTATATAAACGCAATCAGACTGTTCAAGATAGTGATACAGAGTGGCTAACAGCATTTGGCGTAAAACTGAACACCATTAATGGTAAGGTTTTCAGAGATGGTGAAAGAATACATTTGCAGCCACAAGAAAGAAAGTTACTTGAATACTTTCTTAGACATGCCAATCAAGTGATGACGCGAAAGATGTTACTTGAGAAAGTTTGGGATTTCCATTTTGAAACCGATTCCAACTTAATTGATACTCAAATTTCCAGGTTGAGAACCAAGGTAGATAAACCTTTCTCAACGGCGCTAATTCACACAATAAGGGGCAAAGGCTATGTCTTCTCCAAAGAACCATCATTAGTTGAGTAG
- the fni gene encoding type 2 isopentenyl-diphosphate Delta-isomerase, with protein MTRQNDFIHQRKQDHIQTILDDPQIERHQSGFDQIQLTHCALPECDFDAINTQTEFLGKTLSFPLLISSMTGGKSANLMKINQALAEAAEAMQVALAVGSQRVMIEDVSAEESFKLRRYAPTTPLIANMGAVQLNYGFSRDDAQRMVETLQADALYLHLNPLQEVIQPEGDKNFAGLLDKIRELAVDFPVPIILKEVGCGLSATDIEKGLQSSIKWFDLAGRGGTSWSRIEAHRNGDPKAQDLGVLFQDWGLTTPQALIQARPYQDRAHFIASGGIRNGIDMVKSVIMGAQICGIAAPFLEPAMDSTEATVAKIQQFANEFRTAQFLLGASDLSQLLLNDNLILNRQ; from the coding sequence ATGACCCGCCAAAACGACTTTATTCATCAACGCAAACAGGATCATATCCAAACAATATTGGATGATCCTCAGATTGAGCGTCACCAGAGTGGATTCGACCAAATTCAGCTCACTCACTGTGCGTTGCCAGAGTGTGACTTTGATGCCATCAATACCCAAACAGAATTCTTAGGAAAAACACTTTCCTTTCCGCTGCTGATTTCCTCAATGACGGGCGGCAAATCGGCAAACCTGATGAAAATCAATCAAGCCCTTGCAGAAGCCGCCGAAGCCATGCAAGTGGCATTGGCTGTTGGCTCGCAACGTGTGATGATTGAAGATGTCTCTGCGGAAGAAAGCTTCAAACTGAGACGCTATGCCCCGACAACTCCGCTGATTGCGAACATGGGCGCAGTGCAATTGAATTACGGTTTTAGCCGGGACGATGCCCAGCGCATGGTCGAAACCCTTCAAGCAGATGCGCTTTATCTTCACCTGAATCCTTTACAGGAAGTGATTCAGCCAGAGGGTGATAAAAACTTTGCAGGCTTGCTCGACAAAATCCGTGAACTTGCCGTCGATTTTCCAGTGCCGATTATCCTCAAAGAAGTCGGGTGCGGTTTGTCCGCAACCGATATTGAGAAGGGCTTACAATCGAGTATCAAGTGGTTTGATTTGGCCGGGCGCGGCGGAACTTCCTGGAGCCGAATCGAAGCACACCGCAATGGAGACCCTAAGGCACAAGACTTAGGCGTTTTGTTCCAAGACTGGGGACTGACCACGCCTCAAGCTCTGATACAAGCCCGCCCGTATCAAGACCGCGCGCATTTTATCGCCAGCGGCGGCATTCGCAATGGCATTGACATGGTGAAATCAGTTATAATGGGCGCCCAAATTTGCGGTATCGCAGCGCCTTTCCTGGAACCAGCAATGGACTCCACTGAGGCGACGGTGGCGAAAATACAGCAGTTTGCCAATGAATTCCGTACTGCGCAGTTCCTACTGGGTGCTTCGGATCTCTCGCAACTGCTTTTAAATGACAATTTGATTCTCAATAGACAATAA